caggggagacagcaactaaggatgcacagagacataaaccataaaagagaactctaacaaagaaacccAAGATTAGAAATGATAAATAGTATAATAAAttcaaaaccctgggtcaacgacccaggcatcctaacataATCTTGATGTAATTATGATCAGGGGTTTTGTTTAATAAGGGTTCTTTGGGTGTGACAGATAAAACCCACAATCTTACAGGGAGCACACTTAATTCAAACTGAAAGTCCAGTAAATATTCAGGaaatttatgttaaattacaCTTAAAATCTAAATTTACATGTGATATTATGTAGTATTGACAGTGAATTGTAGTTTTGGAGCCAATATCTGGTTTTTTGACATGTTTTGACAGATAAATCAAATTATTTTGTGCTGTATAATGTAGTATTACATCAAATATGATTGAatatacaacttttttttttttacatcaaataatgttatttaacccaactgttaactgtatatttctgtggATTTAagcattattattcatattgccacattcattgaccttgtttgtaggtaatttcattgtgtgatcacattaaaatgttcctagtTTAATGTCTAACAGCACTTGGACAAGGcagaatcccatgtaaaattagcgcaacaaactctattttcattaccgaaaataaccgtatttttatgggacagttattttctgttattttctggtcatattttggcgccccagctgccggaatattaccgtttttttaagatgtttttttttttcctatttatagatgatttcattgtttaatcacattaccatgttcctaatttaacactagatttactatcctgcgcaaatttgcgtaacttccctaaacccaataccccctagaattactggcttttttattttctggtgcaagtcccgaggtgttaagcacccctgctgagattttcacaggtcgtcagcttgtttctcctacagcttttgttgtgcaaaccacccattgtccttgaggcctggcacatttgcatttgctcactcagagttgctcagatccaaggcaggccaaacctctgtgttacaactttcagaaatgcctgatagaaatgcttcaacttactcatgagattttgaccacattttttgcggaagtcacaactatactgaatgcacgaccgttgttgccagctgcaagaaatgcttggtagggaacagctgttccctaccaaggttcgtttcaaagtttgaaagactttgaaataaaacagacttgtgtacccatatattgtgaatgtctgtcttttgtatgtaggttgtaacacagaggtttggcctgccttggatctaagtaaacaaatgccaatgttgcacaaacacacacacacacacagcaaatctgcatttatttctcccacaagtggaaaatctgcattgtcattgcaaaaaagtggacagagcacagtatagaaagtgcactatacaaacaatctggaaacataaatatggacacgtgtattcaaaaatattggtgtatgtatacacacacacacacctatctatctatctatctatctatctgtctatctgtctgtctgtctgtgtgtgtgtgtgtgtgtgtgtgtgtacacacacacacacacacacacacacacacacacagacacacacatatatatatatatacacacatatatatatatatatatgtgtatgtatatatatatgtgtgtgtgtgtatgtatatatatatatatatatatatatatatatatatatatatatatatgtgtgtgtgtatgtgtatatacacacacatatatacacatatatatatatatacacatatacatacacatatatatatatatacacatatacatatacacatatatatatatatacacatatacacatatatatatatacacatatacacatatatatatatacacatatacacatatatatatatacacatatatatatatatacacatatacatatatatatatacacatatacatatacatatacatatatatatatacacatacatatatatatatatatatatatatatatatatatatatgtgtgtgtgtgtgtgtgtgtatatatgatatagatgtgtctgtgtgtataactagactttatgcatattatataaggtgtggctatataaatatataaatatatgtacaactctgtgtatatatgtttatggacaggcatgcaggcaggtaaggaaggaaagtagccttgcagggaaggaaaaacttgaatctctcatggttaggggttgggggagggtgtgtttgcacaacaaaagcaggagaacaatggagctgacgacctgtgaaaatctcagcggggtgccaagaggtgttaaggtcggggggaatttacgcaaatctgcgcaggccagtaaatctagtagtagggacttgcaccagggaaaaaaggctcagtaattctagtgttaatGTTTAGAGGCACTTGAAAAAGGCGAGATCCCATGTCAAATTAGTGCAACTAATTGTATTTTCATTACtggaaataaccgtatttttatgagggagttattttctgttattttacggtcgtattttggcgccccagctgccggaatattaccgtttttttaatatgttttttttaacagtgtaggCTTCAGTTTATGTGAGCACCTTCGCTCACTAGATTACTGCCGAGAAACTGTAAAGGAGGTTTTTCTTCAAGAGCACATCGTGATGGAAATGGTGGACCTTAAATTTTTTGGAGAGGCCAAAGCTGCTACATGCATAAAGAGACAGTAAGTTGCCCAGATGGCACATGCTCCACTTTGTGTGAGGGTGGATTTTTGTGGATCCTCAACACAGATCTGTTTGTCTGTATTTGAGCCGGAAATACACAGCTTCTGCCGTCTTGGCAGAATATTTGTGACTTACAATGCTCTGAGGAACACCTGGCATTGTGCTTGTGCAAAGCCACGAATATCTCATAAAAACATAGCTAAATGGCATTCCTtccagacacagagagacatcTTCAAATCAATCAATATCATCAGGCACCCCATCACAGATGACTCAGGAGAGTTCTTCCTTTGAGGACAATGCTGCCGTCGAAAGGAGTATACGCTatatttttaaagagaaaaaaaattcctgGATTTCTTCCAGAAAATGTCATCTCACAGAAAATGGATCATCAGAAACAGCTCTTTCCATGTGAAACGTTGTGCCAGGTGTGCCCAGAGCACCCAAAACTTGATGAGGCTGTTGTAATTACCAATAAAGCGAGGATTGTCAGCATGATAGGAGTGATTGAGAGTAAGTTTTAATGAATAAGATTAAATATCAGTGTGAAATAATTAGTTATAATTGTTCCTATACTAATGTTTTGACATTAATGTGATTTGTCTTTAACAGATGTTTCAACACACCATAGATCGTGTCCTCAGTGCCACATGGTCTACAGATACCAGGAGTGGACAGATGGGCTTCACAACTTTGACAACCACGTTGTTTTGTCTCTTGAACTCTGCCTTTttttgagagaaaatctgcaggTGAGGAtcgcaaaaataaaatatactcaTCTGAAGattgctttaaaaatgtgtttgtgtcattATGGTATGTTGGTGCCCAAATTTAAATATCTGTGTAATCACAGTCTTCTTCACCCTATTGTCATATTACAGAACCATGTATCCGCTTCAAGGGTCATTGACTCATTGGAGGGCTTAAGAAGAGTGAAGTTTCCTTCTAGGGATACCATTTTTCATGCTTATTGCCATTTTGAGGCTTTGACTGACGCAGAATACATGTACTCCTGCATAAACTGTGGGTTTCACCTCCCTGTGGTAGTTATGGACTTACACAGAAAAGGGGTGTTCAAGTTAGCAGGTAAGTTTAATGTACATTTGTGTTTATAGTTCATTGTGTACATTATGTGCATGTTCTTATGAGTCAATTTATTATAGTGAGTGACCTCAAAGCCCCGGAAGACTTCAATGGTGAACATGACATTGAAGGTTTTTGGCACTCTATTCACCTGGAAATGATAAGCCGTGGGTTTTTTCCAAGTGAGTGATGGCAAAAACTTATTGAAAGTCATTCAGTGTTTTAAAGTAATTTAGATTGTAATTAAAAACATGCCATTTTCTGTAGGCGGCGTGAAGAATCCATTTTCAGTTCCACCAAGTTACACGCACTGGGCACCATGGATCGGGAGTGAAACTCGAACAAGTGACATTGTGCTTAACACAGAGTTTCAAAAAGTAGGAACAAGCTCTTCACATGAAGCAAAGCTTAGCAGTGTCACAGAAGACCATCTGTTGGATGAACTCGCCAAACAAAAGGTAACATTGCTTTGAATTTTTCAGAATATGTGACATAAATTTCTGGGGTTGTTCCATTTACAGTTTTCCCTAATTACTGTCAGGTTTGAGTGGTGAGAAAATTCTGTAAAGCATGCAACATCGACTCCAAAGGCTCCCGCTTTGATCTCATCACCAGTTATCCTTTTATTGTCTCATTAGTTTAacgttattgtttgttttaatttaatttgtatatttcctatttttcaaattttaattttgtttttatgtgtaacTTTTGATTTCCAAGTTatgtcttgtttcttttttggaaTTTTTACGGTCATTTATTATCTATTCATTTTCAATCTTTTATtattcattgttattattacgttttctttttctttatttttattgtattatccTTTTATTGTCTCATTAGTTTAacgttatttttgttttaatttaatttgtatatttcctatttttcaagttttaattttgtttttatgtgtaacTTTTGATTTCCAAGTTatgtcttgtttctttttttggaatTTTTACGGTCATTTATTAATTGTCATTTATTAtctattcattttcttttctttttctttatttttattgtattatccTTTTATTGTCTCATTAGTTTAacgttattgtttgttttaatttaatttgtatatttcctatttttcaaattttaattttgtttttatgtgtaacTTTTGATTTCCAAGTTATGTCTTGTTTCGTTTTTGGGAATTTTTATGGTCATTTATTATctattcattttctttatttttattgtattatccTTTTATTGTCTCATTAGTTTAacgttattgtttgttttaatgtaatttgtatatttcctatttttcaaattttaattttgtttttatgtgtaacttttgatttccaaattatgtcttgtttcttttttgggaATTTTTACGGTCATTTATTAtctattcattttctttttctttatttttattgtattatccTTTTATTGTCTTATTAGTTTAacgttattgtttgttttaatttaatttgtatatttcctatttttcaaattttaattttgtttttatgtgtaacTTTTGATTTCCAAGTTatgtcttgtttcttttttggaaTTTTTACGGTCATTTATTATCTATTCATTTTCaatcttttattatttattgttattattatgttttctttttctttttttattgtattatccTTTTATTGTCTCATTAGTTTAacgttattgtttgttttaatttaatttgtatatttcctgtttttcaaattttaattttgtttttatgtgtaacTTTTGATTTCCAAGTTatgtcttgtttctttttttggaatTTTTACGGTCATTTATTATCTATTCATTTTCaatcttttattatttattgttattattacgttttctttttcttttttattgtattatccTTTTATTGTCTCATTAGTTTAacgttattgtttgttttaatttaatttgtatatttcctgtttttcaaattttaattttgtttttatgtgtaacttttgatttccaaattatgtcttgtttcttttttgggaATTTTTACGGTCATTTATTAtctattcattttctttttctttatttttattgtattatccTTTTATTGTCTTATTAGTTTAacgttattgtttgttttaatttaatttgtatatttcctatttttcaagttttaattttgtttttatgtgtaacTTTCGATTTCCAAGTTatgtcttgtttctttttgggaATTTCTAcggtcatttattatttattatttattgttatataattatgtatttattttattttattttcggttgttacagacgggacagacatggagaaagggagaaagaatgaaagaaagagagggagagaaaggaaaatagaggggagaagagatggtgagaaagtggggaagaaagaaataaaaacaaacaaaacacctggatcacctgtatggagaaaaaacaaaacagaagagaaaacaaacaaaaaagagcaacataataaatacaacaccattacaataaactagctagtagtagataacagtagatactaaatattaaatgttattgtgcagtacacaagatcgacagcgcaccatgtgctttgaggtagcagccaagaaagtgtacacctgtgagcatgaacgcgcttgtttttaaaaggttcctacatgtaatgatctgttagagggtgtggggagccacagccccgtccacCAGGgtatgaagcaggtatggaggagatcaaaactccagacatccagaggccctcagaacacaagagaccaaggaagaccaacagaggggcagccgcgccactgtcccagaaagagctgaggagagtcccagatgaggggtcactcagctccgccggcagccagctgcacCAGAGTGAcggagccccaggccgagaggccgagggcaccccaacccgaagtggcccgagcgagccccaggttccaggccccgataagcagccaccaaggagtgagccggtgtgtacctggacgcccatccctgGACACAAAGacccaccaacgcaccgatgtctgagggcgtctgccactggcaggggaagtggtggggggagataggcctccataccttggagggcctgagatgtccccagagaggtggcgtctgatacccgacCTGAGATAtggacacagacatacaggcacacacagatacaaacatccccaccctcatgctctcatatgcaattactcaacactcacccaacgtggagacagacataaagagacactgtacacacaatcacactccccaagcgtactctaagccccgggtctaggtacccttgcccctggagggggaaactgcacccagacccaggtggtgttacccttttccctgcggtggggagatgCAGACCGCCCTgactctgcagcagcagggaggccccacattccagaccccagtcggacggccaactcctcctcctagccccccgcTCCAGCGgaccgcagagaacgggggtgtgggaagactccaaac
This is a stretch of genomic DNA from Oreochromis niloticus isolate F11D_XX unplaced genomic scaffold, O_niloticus_UMD_NMBU tig00002624_pilon, whole genome shotgun sequence. It encodes these proteins:
- the LOC109200748 gene encoding uncharacterized protein LOC109200748, with translation MLPSKGVYAIFLKRKKIPGFLPENVISQKMDHQKQLFPCETLCQVCPEHPKLDEAVVITNKARIVSMIGVIENVSTHHRSCPQCHMVYRYQEWTDGLHNFDNHVVLSLELCLFLRENLQNHVSASRVIDSLEGLRRVKFPSRDTIFHAYCHFEALTDAEYMYSCINCGFHLPVVVMDLHRKGVFKLAVSDLKAPEDFNGEHDIEGFWHSIHLEMISRGFFPSGVKNPFSVPPSYTHWAPWIGSETRTSDIVLNTEFQKVGTSSSHEAKLSSVTEDHLLDELAKQKGVTFTNSLRHCDIIASKYGIEASFP